GAAGGAGGACCAGGCGCGTGGCATCGGCTCGACGGCGCTGCGCACCGGCGGACTCTTCGGCCTGCTGGGCATCCTCGCCGCGGGAGCGCTCGCCTTGTCGCAGGCGCGCGCGGTGTCGAACTCGGTGGCGCTGCTCTCCACGCATGCGCGCCGCATCGGCCAGGGGGACTTCAGCCCGCTGCCCCCCTTGCGCGGGCCCGAGGAGCTGCGCGCGCTCTCGCTGGACCTGGACCGCATGCGTGGGCGCCTGGCGGAGCTGGATCAGCTCAAGAGCGCGTTCGTGGCCTCGGTGTCCCACGACCTGCGCACGCCGCTGGCCCGGGTGCGCGAGGCCCTCTCGCTCCTGGCGGATGGCAGCACGGGCCCCCTGACGCAGCAGCAGGCCCGCGTGGTGAAGCTCGCCCAGGCGGCGTGCGAGCGTGAGATTCGCATGGTGACCTCCGTGCTGGACCTGTCGCGCGTGCAGTCCGGCCAGCCGCTGCAGCGCAATGCCGGCGCCTCGGTGGACCAGATCGTCCAGAACGTCCTCCGGGACCTCGCCTTCGAAGCGGATGAGCGCAAGGTCCAGCTGGTGTACGACGCCGCCCCCAAGCCCGTGCGCGCACCCATCGATGACCCTCTGGTCGAGCGTGCCCTGTCCAACCTGGTGAGCAACGCCATCTCCGTCTCCAGCGCGGGCAAGACGGTGCGCATCACGTGTGAGCTGGTGAGCCGCAAGCGCCCTGGCGCCGCCAGCCCCGTGCCCGCGGTCCAGCTGTCCGTCGCGGACCAGGGCCCGGGCGTGCCCGCGCACGCGCGCGAGTGGATCTTCCGGCCCTTCGCGAGCCTGGAGGTGGGCGGGCGCCGCAGCACGGGGCTGGGCCTGACCATCGCGCGTGAGATGATCACCGCGCACGGAGGGGAGCTGTCGCTCGAGGAGACGTCCGGGCCTGGCGCCACCTTCACCTTCTGGATTCCCCTTGAAGACCCCGCCTCCCCTGGAGTCCGCCTTGACGCCTGAGCCCACCGCCCAGCAGCCCCATGTGCTCCTGGTGGACGATGACCTCCAGCTCGCGGAGCTCATGTCCATGCGGATGACTTCACGCGGCTACCGCGTGACCGTGGAGGGCGAGGGCAGGAGCGCCCTGCGCAGACTCGCGCAGGAGCGCGTGGACGCGATGGTGTTGGACCTGCGTCTGGAGGACATGGATGGCATGGACGTGCTCCGGGCCGCGCGGCAGCGTGCCCCCGAGCTGTCCGTCATCATGCTCACCGCGCACGGCTCCATCGAAACCGCGGTGCAGGCCATGCAGGAGGGGGCCTACGGCTTTCTCACCAAGCCGTTCCACGACCACGAGCTCATGCAGAAGCTCACGCACGCGCTCGAGCGCTCGCTGCTGCGCCGGGAGGTGGCCGAGCTGCGGCGTCGCATGGGGGAAGAGGGCGAGCCCCTGCTCCTGGGCATCAGCGACGCCATCTCGCGCGTGCGCGAGGTGATTGCCCGCATTGCCCCCACGGACGCCACCGTCCTGCTCACCGGCGAGAGTGGCACAGGCAAGGAGCTGGCGGCGCGGATGCTCCACGTGCTGTCGCGCCGCAACGCGGGGCGCTTCGTCGCCGTCAACTGCGGCGCCCTTCCGCCGGAGTTGCTGGAGAGCGAGCTGTTCGGACACGTGAAGGGCGCGTTCTCCGGGGCCGTGCGCGAGCGCGAAGGCCTGTTTGGCGCGGCCAATGGCGGCACGCTGTTCCTGGATGAGATTGGCGAGGCGTCCCCGTCCGTGCAGGTGAAGCTCTTGCGCGTGCTACAGGAGCAGCGGCTCACGCGCGTGGGCGCGGACGTGGAGGAGTCCGTGGACGTGCGGGTGGTCGCCGCCACCAACCGGGACCTCTCGGAAGAGGTGGCCGCGAAGCGCTTCCGTCAGGACCTCTACTTCCGCCTGCACGTGGTGCCCATCGAGCTGCCGCCCCTGCGCGAGCGGCTCGAGGACATCCCGTTGCTCGCGCAGCTCTTCCTGGAGCGCACGGCGAACCGCTATGGCCTGCGTCCGCCGCGCCTCGCGCCCGCGACGGTGGAACTCATGCAGCGCTACAACTGGCCGGGCAACGTCCGGGAGCTCATCCACGAGATGGAGGCCGCGGTGCTCCTGGCCGGCGCGGACGAGCTTCAGCCTCGACATGTGCCTCGCCTGGGGCAGGCGCTGGAGCGGCCCCCGGCCGAAAGCTCGCAGCTGCCTGGCGTTCCAGGCGGGACCGCGGACCTGCCCTCGCTGCGCGAAGCCCGTGATGCCTTCGAGCGCGCCTACCTCGCGGAGGCCATGCGCCGCTGCAGCGGCAGTGTCAGTGCCGCGGCTCGAATGGCCGGGCGCAACCGGAGCGACTTCTACGACCTGCTCAAGCGGCACGGGCTGTCCGCCGCTGACTTCAAGGGAACAGAGTAGGGCGGCCCACCCGCTGAGCCCGCCTGTCGGACGCGGAGCTTCCGCGCGGGGGCGCTGACTCACGCGTGCCCTGGCCCTGGCGGCCGAGCAGTCTTGCGATGAGCGCCGTCCGGGACTGCACGCCGAAGCGCCGGTAGAGGGTCTTCGTGTACTGATTCACGGTGAAGCGGCTGATGCCAAGCCGGGCCGCGATCTGCTTGTCACCGAACCCCTGCAGGAGCAGCTCCAGCGTCTGGCGTTCGCGAGGCGTGAGCCGCACGCCCAGGGCCGCCTCCTCCGTGGGCTCCGGCAGGCAGAGCAAGGCCTCGCATTCAGCGTGGAACAGGTGCAGCAGCTCGCGGTCCGCTTCATCGAAGGGGCGCTCGCTCCGCCCCCGGTAGATGCCAATGCCTCGCACCGCTCCCGGCACCTCGGACCACCGGATTGAATACACCGAGTCGTCGAGCTGGGTTGGCCGCAGGTAGTGCTCCACGTAGGGCGCGCCGTACCAGGCCCGGTCTCCGACGAGCTCCCGCCGCAGCGCGGTGACAACGGCGCCGGGAACCGGAGGCCGATCCATCAGCGAACGGATGCCCGGGTTGCAGGCGCTGCCCATGCTCTGGAGCGCCTCGAGCGCGGGCCGCGCGGCGCCGTCCCACCCCTCCAGGACGGCGGCGGTGAAGCCTCCGCGACCTCCCGGTCTGAAGTCGCACTCCAGCACGCAGGCCCCCGCATCGGCGCCCAGGATGCGGCACATGCCGGAGAGCAGATGCCGCGTCCGCGCCCCCCGCCACTCAGGCAGTTCGTGCGCCTCGTTGACCAGTCGAACCAGGACACGGACTTGAGAACTTCGAAGGCTGTCTGCGGCCATCGGACCTCCAGAGTCGCTCCCAGGGAGCATGCTCCCTAATTTTAGCGAATTGCTGGTTCGTCTGCTTGCAATCACAGTTTGCGCGAAACACCCCACTCAAGGAGCGAAGCGCATGACGAGGCAACTCAAGCAGGCAATTCTCACGGTGGTGGTCCTCCTTCCGCTCGCGGCGATGGCCCGCGCCGTGCCCGCGAGCATTGGCAGGCCTGTCATCTGGAGCGACGGCTCCTGTTTCCTCATGTCATACAGCACCATGCGCAATGGCTGCTCGACCCAGAGGAGCTTCGAGATTCCCCTGGTGGCCGACACCGCCGGCTCCAAGACGGTGGTCGTCACCGCCCTG
This DNA window, taken from Corallococcus coralloides DSM 2259, encodes the following:
- a CDS encoding HAMP domain-containing sensor histidine kinase, whose translation is MLVLRLRARLLLSYAVVTALLVAAFSQMAVGLMRTHEVVASVGQEELASFEREQRVYVAAWALELAVRRGVVACEQHDSSAADVHRAVANARKELQTALGAGTVQLDAGIRASAQDYVQYALQLEQAGTCESMLSFPLRERRLQLDEVLTTVWSERTRDMRLAIQAKEDQARGIGSTALRTGGLFGLLGILAAGALALSQARAVSNSVALLSTHARRIGQGDFSPLPPLRGPEELRALSLDLDRMRGRLAELDQLKSAFVASVSHDLRTPLARVREALSLLADGSTGPLTQQQARVVKLAQAACEREIRMVTSVLDLSRVQSGQPLQRNAGASVDQIVQNVLRDLAFEADERKVQLVYDAAPKPVRAPIDDPLVERALSNLVSNAISVSSAGKTVRITCELVSRKRPGAASPVPAVQLSVADQGPGVPAHAREWIFRPFASLEVGGRRSTGLGLTIAREMITAHGGELSLEETSGPGATFTFWIPLEDPASPGVRLDA
- a CDS encoding sigma-54-dependent transcriptional regulator encodes the protein MTPEPTAQQPHVLLVDDDLQLAELMSMRMTSRGYRVTVEGEGRSALRRLAQERVDAMVLDLRLEDMDGMDVLRAARQRAPELSVIMLTAHGSIETAVQAMQEGAYGFLTKPFHDHELMQKLTHALERSLLRREVAELRRRMGEEGEPLLLGISDAISRVREVIARIAPTDATVLLTGESGTGKELAARMLHVLSRRNAGRFVAVNCGALPPELLESELFGHVKGAFSGAVREREGLFGAANGGTLFLDEIGEASPSVQVKLLRVLQEQRLTRVGADVEESVDVRVVAATNRDLSEEVAAKRFRQDLYFRLHVVPIELPPLRERLEDIPLLAQLFLERTANRYGLRPPRLAPATVELMQRYNWPGNVRELIHEMEAAVLLAGADELQPRHVPRLGQALERPPAESSQLPGVPGGTADLPSLREARDAFERAYLAEAMRRCSGSVSAAARMAGRNRSDFYDLLKRHGLSAADFKGTE
- a CDS encoding response regulator transcription factor, whose protein sequence is MCRILGADAGACVLECDFRPGGRGGFTAAVLEGWDGAARPALEALQSMGSACNPGIRSLMDRPPVPGAVVTALRRELVGDRAWYGAPYVEHYLRPTQLDDSVYSIRWSEVPGAVRGIGIYRGRSERPFDEADRELLHLFHAECEALLCLPEPTEEAALGVRLTPRERQTLELLLQGFGDKQIAARLGISRFTVNQYTKTLYRRFGVQSRTALIARLLGRQGQGTRESAPPRGSSASDRRAQRVGRPTLFP